In the Mytilus trossulus isolate FHL-02 chromosome 1, PNRI_Mtr1.1.1.hap1, whole genome shotgun sequence genome, one interval contains:
- the LOC134681891 gene encoding multiple epidermal growth factor-like domains protein 10 codes for MKEGQHIVYASNNSNTWNIGTVLYNERSLPSEITFNAVFRYITYVLYADQGQPSELELCEIGISGCPPTHYGTFCNTSCPKNCHGPCDLKSGLCTFGCSNGWSSVDCKQACQPGSYGKNCLEKCSTNCVTSPCNHVTG; via the exons ATGAAGGAAGGTCAGCATATTGTTTACGCTTCAAATAACAGTAACACCTGGAATATTGGAACAGTTTTATACAATGAAAGATCGTTGCCTTCTGAGATTACATTTAACGCTGTTTTCAGATACATAACATATGTACTTTATGCAGATCAGGGTCAACCTTCTGAACTTGAACTATGTGAGATTGGAATTTCTG GTTGTCCACCTACACATTATGGTACATTCTGTAATACATCGTGCCCAAAAAACTGTCATGGACCATGTGACCTTAAAAGTGGACTTTGCACATTCGGCTGTTCAAATGGATGGAGTTCTGTTGATTGTAAACAgg CATGTCAACCTGGCAGTTACGGAAAAAATTGTCTTGagaaatgttcaacaaattgtGTTACTTCACCATGTAACCACGTGACGGGATGA